One Desmodus rotundus isolate HL8 chromosome 4, HLdesRot8A.1, whole genome shotgun sequence DNA segment encodes these proteins:
- the LRPAP1 gene encoding alpha-2-macroglobulin receptor-associated protein, whose protein sequence is MALRTFGSGPRRLLALALLLLPLLLVLGPWQVVGHGGKYSREQNEPERPPKREPGGEFRMEKLNQLWGKAQRLQLSPVELSELHADLKIQERDEFSWKKLKAEGLDEDGEKEAKLMRSLSVILAKYGLDGRKDARPLSSNSLNDGTEQDSLEDPRLEKLWHKAQTSGKFSREELDKLWREFQHHREKVREYNVLLETLSRTEGIRENAISPSDMSRVQEAAVLHSRHAELEDRLRGINQGYDRLQRASHQGYGAEAEFEEPRVMDLWDLARSANFTEKELEAFREELKHFEVKIEKHNHYRKQLEISHQKLKHVERLGDREHVSRNKERYALLEEKTKELGYKVKKHLQDLSSRISRARHNEL, encoded by the exons ATGGCGTTGCGGACATTCGGATCCGGGCCGCGCCGGCTTCTGGCGCTGGCGCTGCTGCTGCTCCCGCTACTGTTGGTGCTCGGGCCCTGGCAAGTGGTGGGCCACGGCGGCAAATACTCGCGGGAGCAGAATGAGCCCGAGCGGCCCCCGAAGCGCGAGCCCGGGGGCGAGTTCCGCATGGAGAAGTTGAACCAGCTGTGGGGGAAGGCCCAGCGG CTGCAGTTGTCTCCTGTGGAGCTGTCCGAGCTCCATGCTGATCTGAAGATACAAGAAAGGGATGAATTCTCCTGGAAGAAGCTGAAGGCCGAAGGCCTGGACGAAGACGGGGAGAAGGAAGCAAAGCTGATGCGCAGCCTCAGTG TCATCCTGGCCAAGTACGGCCTGGACGGCAGGAAGGACGCCCGGCCGCTCAGCAGCAACTCCCTCAACGACGGGACCGAGCAGGACAGCCTGGAGGACCCCCGGCTGGAGAAACTGTGGCACAAG GCACAGACCTCTGGGAAGTTCTCCAGGGAAGAGCTGGACAAGCTCTGGCGGGAGTTCCAGCACCACAGAGAGAAGGTTCGAGAGTACAACGTTTTGCTGGAGACCCTGAGCAGAACGGAAG GGATCCGGGAGAACGCCATCAGCCCGTCTGACATGAGCCGCGTGCAGGAGGCGGCCGTGTTGCACAGCAGGCATGCGGAGCTCGAGGACAGGCTGCGGGGCATCAACCAGGGCTATGACCGCCTGCAGAGGGCCAGCCACCAGGGCTACGGTGCCGAGGCTG agttCGAGGAGCCCCGGGTGATGGACCTGTGGGACCTGGCCCGGTCCGCCAACTTCACGGAGAAAGAGCTGGAGGCCTTTCGG GAGGAGCTGAAGCATTTCGAAGTGAAAATTGAGAAGCACAACCACTACCGGAAGCAGCTGGAGATTTCACACCAGAAGCTGAAACATGTGGAGCGGCTGGGCGACCGGGAGCACGTCAGCCGGAACAAGGAGCGCTACGCCCTGCTGGAGGAGAAGACCAAGGAGCTGGGCTACAAG GTGAAGAAGCACCTGCAGGACCTGTCCAGCCGGATCTCGAGAGCACGCCACAACGAGCTCTGA
- the LOC112316672 gene encoding protein Dok-7 isoform X3: MTEAALVEGQVKLRDGKKWKSRWLVLRKPSPVADCLLMLVYKDRSERARGLPERGSQTLEHICGLEPGLPYEGLAHTLAVICLPQAVMLGFDSREAVCAWDARIRCALGEVHRFHVTVAPGTKLESGPATLHLCNDVLVVARDVPPVVTGQWKLSDLRRYGAVPNGFIFEGGTRCGYWAGVFFLSSAEGEQISFLFDCIVRGISPTKGPFGLRPVLPDPSPGGPAVMEERVAQEALEALQLEKRLSLLSHLGRPGSGGDDRSLSSSSSEASHSDVSASSRLTAWPEPPSSSASTSQEGPGLAVAQVSGEAALGASRPPPKPPRPRQLQEVGRQSSSDSGIATGSHSSYSGSFSSCAGSSLDVWHGGDELGSLLSLPQVAGVPEPSLCACPPGTAEYQVPSALRPHYDTPRSLRLAPRDQTPAAQGGPDGSAAGDPGGQTPTGCPSGWLGVRRQGQEAEAPGSEAARAPREAGSPHGGAPPAFFSTCPACGGLKVNPPP; the protein is encoded by the exons ATGACCGAGGCGGCGCTGGTGGAAGGCCAGGTCAAGCTGCGGGACGGCAAGAAG TGGAAGAGTAGGTGGCTGGTGCTGCGCAAGCCGTCGCCGGTGGCAG ACTGCCTGCTGATGCTGGTCTACAAGGACCGGTCGGAGCGCGCCCGGGGCCTGCCGGAGCGTGGCAGCCAGACGCTGGAGCACATCTGCGGCCTGGAGCCGGGGCTGCCCTACGAGGGCCTGGCCCACACGCTGGCGGTCATCTGCCTGCCGCAGGCTGTCATGCTGGGCTTTGACAGCCGCGAGGCTGTGTGCGCCTGGGACGCCCGGATCCGCTGCGCGCTGGGCGAGG TACACAGGTTCCATGTGACGGTGGCCCCAGGCACCAAGCTGGAGAGCGGCCCCGCCACCCTCCACCTCTGCAATGATGTCCTTGTCGTGGCCCGGGACGTCCCTCCGGTCGTCACGGGCCAGTGGAAGCTGTCCGACCTCCGGCGCTACGGGGCTGTGCCCAACGGGTTCATCTTTGAAGGCGGGACCAGGTGTGGGTACT GGGCTGGAGTCTTCTTCTTGTCCTCAGCGGAGGGCGAGCAGATCAGCTTCCTGTTTGACTGCATCGTCCGAGGCATCTCCCCGACCAAGGGCCCCTTTGGGCTGCGCCCGGTTCTCCCAG ACCCCAGCCCCGGGGGACCCGCTGTCATGGAGGAGCGAGTGGCTCAGGAAGCCCTGGAAGCACTGCAGCTGGAGAAGCGGCTCAGCCTTCTCTCCCACCTCGGCCGGCCGGGCAGTGGAG GGGATGACCGCAGCCTGTCCAGCTCATCGTCAGAAGCCAGCCACTCAGACGTCAGTGCCAGCAGCCGGCTCACCGCGTGGCCAGAGCCGCCCTCGTCCTCAGCCAGCACGTCGCAGGAGGGGCCCGGGCTGGCAGTGGCCCAGGTCTCAGGGGAGGCCGCGCTGGGCGCCTCTCGGCCGCCTCCCAAGCCGCCGAGGCCGCGGCAGCTGCAGGAGGTGGGCCGCCAGAGCTCCTCGGACAGCGGCATCGCCACCGGCAGCCACTCCTCCTATTCCGGCAGCTTCTCGTCCTGCGCCGGAAGCAGCCTGGACGTGTGGCATGGTGGCGACGAGCTCGGCTCACTGCTCAGCCTGCCACAGGTGGCGGGGGTGCCTGAGCCCAGCCTGTGCGCCTGCCCGCCCGGGACAGCGGAGTACCAGGTGCCGAGCGCCCTGCGGCCTCATTACGACACGCCCCGCAGCCTGCGCCTGGCCCCCAGGGACCAGACCCCGGCTGCCCAGGGCGGCCCCGACGGCAGCGCAGCTGGGGACCCCGGCGGCCAGACGCCCACAGGCTGTCCCTCCGGCTGGCTGGGTGTGAGGCGACAGGGACAAGAGGCTGAGGCCCCAGGCAGCGAGGCCGCCCGTGCGCCCCGGGAAGCAGGCAGCCCTCATGGGGGGGCCCCTCCGGCCTTCTTTTCCACGTGCCCAGCCTGCGGAGGGCTCAAGGTAAACCCCCCTCCCTGA
- the LOC112316672 gene encoding protein Dok-7 isoform X4: MTEAALVEGQVKLRDGKKWKSRWLVLRKPSPVADCLLMLVYKDRSERARGLPERGSQTLEHICGLEPGLPYEGLAHTLAVICLPQAVMLGFDSREAVCAWDARIRCALGEVHRFHVTVAPGTKLESGPATLHLCNDVLVVARDVPPVVTGQWKLSDLRRYGAVPNGFIFEGGTRCGYYPSPGGPAVMEERVAQEALEALQLEKRLSLLSHLGRPGSGGDDRSLSSSSSEASHSDVSASSRLTAWPEPPSSSASTSQEGPGLAVAQVSGEAALGASRPPPKPPRPRQLQEVGRQSSSDSGIATGSHSSYSGSFSSCAGSSLDVWHGGDELGSLLSLPQVAGVPEPSLCACPPGTAEYQVPSALRPHYDTPRSLRLAPRDQTPAAQGGPDGSAAGDPGGQTPTGCPSGWLGVRRQGQEAEAPGSEAARAPREAGSPHGGAPPAFFSTCPACGGLKVNPPP; this comes from the exons ATGACCGAGGCGGCGCTGGTGGAAGGCCAGGTCAAGCTGCGGGACGGCAAGAAG TGGAAGAGTAGGTGGCTGGTGCTGCGCAAGCCGTCGCCGGTGGCAG ACTGCCTGCTGATGCTGGTCTACAAGGACCGGTCGGAGCGCGCCCGGGGCCTGCCGGAGCGTGGCAGCCAGACGCTGGAGCACATCTGCGGCCTGGAGCCGGGGCTGCCCTACGAGGGCCTGGCCCACACGCTGGCGGTCATCTGCCTGCCGCAGGCTGTCATGCTGGGCTTTGACAGCCGCGAGGCTGTGTGCGCCTGGGACGCCCGGATCCGCTGCGCGCTGGGCGAGG TACACAGGTTCCATGTGACGGTGGCCCCAGGCACCAAGCTGGAGAGCGGCCCCGCCACCCTCCACCTCTGCAATGATGTCCTTGTCGTGGCCCGGGACGTCCCTCCGGTCGTCACGGGCCAGTGGAAGCTGTCCGACCTCCGGCGCTACGGGGCTGTGCCCAACGGGTTCATCTTTGAAGGCGGGACCAGGTGTGGGTACT ACCCCAGCCCCGGGGGACCCGCTGTCATGGAGGAGCGAGTGGCTCAGGAAGCCCTGGAAGCACTGCAGCTGGAGAAGCGGCTCAGCCTTCTCTCCCACCTCGGCCGGCCGGGCAGTGGAG GGGATGACCGCAGCCTGTCCAGCTCATCGTCAGAAGCCAGCCACTCAGACGTCAGTGCCAGCAGCCGGCTCACCGCGTGGCCAGAGCCGCCCTCGTCCTCAGCCAGCACGTCGCAGGAGGGGCCCGGGCTGGCAGTGGCCCAGGTCTCAGGGGAGGCCGCGCTGGGCGCCTCTCGGCCGCCTCCCAAGCCGCCGAGGCCGCGGCAGCTGCAGGAGGTGGGCCGCCAGAGCTCCTCGGACAGCGGCATCGCCACCGGCAGCCACTCCTCCTATTCCGGCAGCTTCTCGTCCTGCGCCGGAAGCAGCCTGGACGTGTGGCATGGTGGCGACGAGCTCGGCTCACTGCTCAGCCTGCCACAGGTGGCGGGGGTGCCTGAGCCCAGCCTGTGCGCCTGCCCGCCCGGGACAGCGGAGTACCAGGTGCCGAGCGCCCTGCGGCCTCATTACGACACGCCCCGCAGCCTGCGCCTGGCCCCCAGGGACCAGACCCCGGCTGCCCAGGGCGGCCCCGACGGCAGCGCAGCTGGGGACCCCGGCGGCCAGACGCCCACAGGCTGTCCCTCCGGCTGGCTGGGTGTGAGGCGACAGGGACAAGAGGCTGAGGCCCCAGGCAGCGAGGCCGCCCGTGCGCCCCGGGAAGCAGGCAGCCCTCATGGGGGGGCCCCTCCGGCCTTCTTTTCCACGTGCCCAGCCTGCGGAGGGCTCAAGGTAAACCCCCCTCCCTGA
- the LOC112316672 gene encoding protein Dok-7 isoform X6, translating into MMSLSWPGTSLRSSRASGSCPTSGATGLCPTGSSLKAGPGAGVFFLSSAEGEQISFLFDCIVRGISPTKGPFGLRPVLPDPSPGGPAVMEERVAQEALEALQLEKRLSLLSHLGRPGSGGDDRSLSSSSSEASHSDVSASSRLTAWPEPPSSSASTSQEGPGLAVAQVSGEAALGASRPPPKPPRPRQLQEVGRQSSSDSGIATGSHSSYSGSFSSCAGSSLDVWHGGDELGSLLSLPQVAGVPEPSLCACPPGTAEYQVPSALRPHYDTPRSLRLAPRDQTPAAQGGPDGSAAGDPGGQTPTGCPSGWLGVRRQGQEAEAPGSEAARAPREAGSPHGGAPPAFFSTCPACGGLKVNPPP; encoded by the exons ATGATGTCCTTGTCGTGGCCCGGGACGTCCCTCCGGTCGTCACGGGCCAGTGGAAGCTGTCCGACCTCCGGCGCTACGGGGCTGTGCCCAACGGGTTCATCTTTGAAGGCGGGACCAG GGGCTGGAGTCTTCTTCTTGTCCTCAGCGGAGGGCGAGCAGATCAGCTTCCTGTTTGACTGCATCGTCCGAGGCATCTCCCCGACCAAGGGCCCCTTTGGGCTGCGCCCGGTTCTCCCAG ACCCCAGCCCCGGGGGACCCGCTGTCATGGAGGAGCGAGTGGCTCAGGAAGCCCTGGAAGCACTGCAGCTGGAGAAGCGGCTCAGCCTTCTCTCCCACCTCGGCCGGCCGGGCAGTGGAG GGGATGACCGCAGCCTGTCCAGCTCATCGTCAGAAGCCAGCCACTCAGACGTCAGTGCCAGCAGCCGGCTCACCGCGTGGCCAGAGCCGCCCTCGTCCTCAGCCAGCACGTCGCAGGAGGGGCCCGGGCTGGCAGTGGCCCAGGTCTCAGGGGAGGCCGCGCTGGGCGCCTCTCGGCCGCCTCCCAAGCCGCCGAGGCCGCGGCAGCTGCAGGAGGTGGGCCGCCAGAGCTCCTCGGACAGCGGCATCGCCACCGGCAGCCACTCCTCCTATTCCGGCAGCTTCTCGTCCTGCGCCGGAAGCAGCCTGGACGTGTGGCATGGTGGCGACGAGCTCGGCTCACTGCTCAGCCTGCCACAGGTGGCGGGGGTGCCTGAGCCCAGCCTGTGCGCCTGCCCGCCCGGGACAGCGGAGTACCAGGTGCCGAGCGCCCTGCGGCCTCATTACGACACGCCCCGCAGCCTGCGCCTGGCCCCCAGGGACCAGACCCCGGCTGCCCAGGGCGGCCCCGACGGCAGCGCAGCTGGGGACCCCGGCGGCCAGACGCCCACAGGCTGTCCCTCCGGCTGGCTGGGTGTGAGGCGACAGGGACAAGAGGCTGAGGCCCCAGGCAGCGAGGCCGCCCGTGCGCCCCGGGAAGCAGGCAGCCCTCATGGGGGGGCCCCTCCGGCCTTCTTTTCCACGTGCCCAGCCTGCGGAGGGCTCAAGGTAAACCCCCCTCCCTGA
- the LOC112316672 gene encoding protein Dok-7 isoform X7 — MEERVAQEALEALQLEKRLSLLSHLGRPGSGGDDRSLSSSSSEASHSDVSASSRLTAWPEPPSSSASTSQEGPGLAVAQVSGEAALGASRPPPKPPRPRQLQEVGRQSSSDSGIATGSHSSYSGSFSSCAGSSLDVWHGGDELGSLLSLPQVAGVPEPSLCACPPGTAEYQVPSALRPHYDTPRSLRLAPRDQTPAAQGGPDGSAAGDPGGQTPTGCPSGWLGVRRQGQEAEAPGSEAARAPREAGSPHGGAPPAFFSTCPACGGLKVNPPP, encoded by the exons ATGGAGGAGCGAGTGGCTCAGGAAGCCCTGGAAGCACTGCAGCTGGAGAAGCGGCTCAGCCTTCTCTCCCACCTCGGCCGGCCGGGCAGTGGAG GGGATGACCGCAGCCTGTCCAGCTCATCGTCAGAAGCCAGCCACTCAGACGTCAGTGCCAGCAGCCGGCTCACCGCGTGGCCAGAGCCGCCCTCGTCCTCAGCCAGCACGTCGCAGGAGGGGCCCGGGCTGGCAGTGGCCCAGGTCTCAGGGGAGGCCGCGCTGGGCGCCTCTCGGCCGCCTCCCAAGCCGCCGAGGCCGCGGCAGCTGCAGGAGGTGGGCCGCCAGAGCTCCTCGGACAGCGGCATCGCCACCGGCAGCCACTCCTCCTATTCCGGCAGCTTCTCGTCCTGCGCCGGAAGCAGCCTGGACGTGTGGCATGGTGGCGACGAGCTCGGCTCACTGCTCAGCCTGCCACAGGTGGCGGGGGTGCCTGAGCCCAGCCTGTGCGCCTGCCCGCCCGGGACAGCGGAGTACCAGGTGCCGAGCGCCCTGCGGCCTCATTACGACACGCCCCGCAGCCTGCGCCTGGCCCCCAGGGACCAGACCCCGGCTGCCCAGGGCGGCCCCGACGGCAGCGCAGCTGGGGACCCCGGCGGCCAGACGCCCACAGGCTGTCCCTCCGGCTGGCTGGGTGTGAGGCGACAGGGACAAGAGGCTGAGGCCCCAGGCAGCGAGGCCGCCCGTGCGCCCCGGGAAGCAGGCAGCCCTCATGGGGGGGCCCCTCCGGCCTTCTTTTCCACGTGCCCAGCCTGCGGAGGGCTCAAGGTAAACCCCCCTCCCTGA
- the LOC112316672 gene encoding protein Dok-7 isoform X1, producing the protein MTEAALVEGQVKLRDGKKWKSRWLVLRKPSPVADCLLMLVYKDRSERARGLPERGSQTLEHICGLEPGLPYEGLAHTLAVICLPQAVMLGFDSREAVCAWDARIRCALGEVHRFHVTVAPGTKLESGPATLHLCNDVLVVARDVPPVVTGQWKLSDLRRYGAVPNGFIFEGGTRCGYWAGVFFLSSAEGEQISFLFDCIVRGISPTKGPFGLRPVLPGLSCWDTQATTAGWDGRANQKRSARWGQPETPAPGGAPAHLLSSPGPQTGVGGKPEVTGTVGWGGAGAAGGVPHLVPFPAYGPVLSSSVWAGASWLDLLAGVVAPSAGAVPPCNLVWHGRRTPAPGDPLSWRSEWLRKPWKHCSWRSGSAFSPTSAGRAVEGMTAACPAHRQKPATQTSVPAAGSPRGQSRPRPQPARRRRGPGWQWPRSQGRPRWAPLGRLPSRRGRGSCRRWAARAPRTAASPPAATPPIPAASRPAPEAAWTCGMVATSSAHCSACHRWRGCLSPACAPARPGQRSTRCRAPCGLITTRPAACAWPPGTRPRLPRAAPTAAQLGTPAARRPQAVPPAGWV; encoded by the exons ATGACCGAGGCGGCGCTGGTGGAAGGCCAGGTCAAGCTGCGGGACGGCAAGAAG TGGAAGAGTAGGTGGCTGGTGCTGCGCAAGCCGTCGCCGGTGGCAG ACTGCCTGCTGATGCTGGTCTACAAGGACCGGTCGGAGCGCGCCCGGGGCCTGCCGGAGCGTGGCAGCCAGACGCTGGAGCACATCTGCGGCCTGGAGCCGGGGCTGCCCTACGAGGGCCTGGCCCACACGCTGGCGGTCATCTGCCTGCCGCAGGCTGTCATGCTGGGCTTTGACAGCCGCGAGGCTGTGTGCGCCTGGGACGCCCGGATCCGCTGCGCGCTGGGCGAGG TACACAGGTTCCATGTGACGGTGGCCCCAGGCACCAAGCTGGAGAGCGGCCCCGCCACCCTCCACCTCTGCAATGATGTCCTTGTCGTGGCCCGGGACGTCCCTCCGGTCGTCACGGGCCAGTGGAAGCTGTCCGACCTCCGGCGCTACGGGGCTGTGCCCAACGGGTTCATCTTTGAAGGCGGGACCAGGTGTGGGTACT GGGCTGGAGTCTTCTTCTTGTCCTCAGCGGAGGGCGAGCAGATCAGCTTCCTGTTTGACTGCATCGTCCGAGGCATCTCCCCGACCAAGGGCCCCTTTGGGCTGCGCCCGGTTCTCCCAG GCCTGAGCTGTTGGGACACCCAGGCCACCACTGCTGGTTGGGATGGTCGTGCCAATCAGAAGCGGTCAGCCAGGTGGGGTCAGCCagagaccccagccccaggcgGGGCTCCTGCACACCTTCTGAGCAGTCCAGGCCCCCAGACTGGCGTGGGGGGCAAGCCTGAGGTCACAGGGactgtgggctggggtggggcaggggctgctgggggtgTGCCTCATCTTGTCCCCTTCCCTGCTTATGGTCCGGTGCTGTCTTCCAGTGTCTGGGCAGGAGCCTCCTGGCTGGAtctgctggctggtgtggtggcGCCCTCTGCTGGCGCTGTCCCACCTTGCAACCTAGTGTGGCATGGGCGCAGG ACCCCAGCCCCGGGGGACCCGCTGTCATGGAGGAGCGAGTGGCTCAGGAAGCCCTGGAAGCACTGCAGCTGGAGAAGCGGCTCAGCCTTCTCTCCCACCTCGGCCGGCCGGGCAGTGGAG GGGATGACCGCAGCCTGTCCAGCTCATCGTCAGAAGCCAGCCACTCAGACGTCAGTGCCAGCAGCCGGCTCACCGCGTGGCCAGAGCCGCCCTCGTCCTCAGCCAGCACGTCGCAGGAGGGGCCCGGGCTGGCAGTGGCCCAGGTCTCAGGGGAGGCCGCGCTGGGCGCCTCTCGGCCGCCTCCCAAGCCGCCGAGGCCGCGGCAGCTGCAGGAGGTGGGCCGCCAGAGCTCCTCGGACAGCGGCATCGCCACCGGCAGCCACTCCTCCTATTCCGGCAGCTTCTCGTCCTGCGCCGGAAGCAGCCTGGACGTGTGGCATGGTGGCGACGAGCTCGGCTCACTGCTCAGCCTGCCACAGGTGGCGGGGGTGCCTGAGCCCAGCCTGTGCGCCTGCCCGCCCGGGACAGCGGAGTACCAGGTGCCGAGCGCCCTGCGGCCTCATTACGACACGCCCCGCAGCCTGCGCCTGGCCCCCAGGGACCAGACCCCGGCTGCCCAGGGCGGCCCCGACGGCAGCGCAGCTGGGGACCCCGGCGGCCAGACGCCCACAGGCTGTCCCTCCGGCTGGCTGGGTGTGA
- the LOC112316672 gene encoding protein Dok-7 isoform X2, producing the protein MTEAALVEGQWKSRWLVLRKPSPVADCLLMLVYKDRSERARGLPERGSQTLEHICGLEPGLPYEGLAHTLAVICLPQAVMLGFDSREAVCAWDARIRCALGEVHRFHVTVAPGTKLESGPATLHLCNDVLVVARDVPPVVTGQWKLSDLRRYGAVPNGFIFEGGTRCGYWAGVFFLSSAEGEQISFLFDCIVRGISPTKGPFGLRPVLPGLSCWDTQATTAGWDGRANQKRSARWGQPETPAPGGAPAHLLSSPGPQTGVGGKPEVTGTVGWGGAGAAGGVPHLVPFPAYGPVLSSSVWAGASWLDLLAGVVAPSAGAVPPCNLVWHGRRTPAPGDPLSWRSEWLRKPWKHCSWRSGSAFSPTSAGRAVEGMTAACPAHRQKPATQTSVPAAGSPRGQSRPRPQPARRRRGPGWQWPRSQGRPRWAPLGRLPSRRGRGSCRRWAARAPRTAASPPAATPPIPAASRPAPEAAWTCGMVATSSAHCSACHRWRGCLSPACAPARPGQRSTRCRAPCGLITTRPAACAWPPGTRPRLPRAAPTAAQLGTPAARRPQAVPPAGWV; encoded by the exons ATGACCGAGGCGGCGCTGGTGGAAGGCCAG TGGAAGAGTAGGTGGCTGGTGCTGCGCAAGCCGTCGCCGGTGGCAG ACTGCCTGCTGATGCTGGTCTACAAGGACCGGTCGGAGCGCGCCCGGGGCCTGCCGGAGCGTGGCAGCCAGACGCTGGAGCACATCTGCGGCCTGGAGCCGGGGCTGCCCTACGAGGGCCTGGCCCACACGCTGGCGGTCATCTGCCTGCCGCAGGCTGTCATGCTGGGCTTTGACAGCCGCGAGGCTGTGTGCGCCTGGGACGCCCGGATCCGCTGCGCGCTGGGCGAGG TACACAGGTTCCATGTGACGGTGGCCCCAGGCACCAAGCTGGAGAGCGGCCCCGCCACCCTCCACCTCTGCAATGATGTCCTTGTCGTGGCCCGGGACGTCCCTCCGGTCGTCACGGGCCAGTGGAAGCTGTCCGACCTCCGGCGCTACGGGGCTGTGCCCAACGGGTTCATCTTTGAAGGCGGGACCAGGTGTGGGTACT GGGCTGGAGTCTTCTTCTTGTCCTCAGCGGAGGGCGAGCAGATCAGCTTCCTGTTTGACTGCATCGTCCGAGGCATCTCCCCGACCAAGGGCCCCTTTGGGCTGCGCCCGGTTCTCCCAG GCCTGAGCTGTTGGGACACCCAGGCCACCACTGCTGGTTGGGATGGTCGTGCCAATCAGAAGCGGTCAGCCAGGTGGGGTCAGCCagagaccccagccccaggcgGGGCTCCTGCACACCTTCTGAGCAGTCCAGGCCCCCAGACTGGCGTGGGGGGCAAGCCTGAGGTCACAGGGactgtgggctggggtggggcaggggctgctgggggtgTGCCTCATCTTGTCCCCTTCCCTGCTTATGGTCCGGTGCTGTCTTCCAGTGTCTGGGCAGGAGCCTCCTGGCTGGAtctgctggctggtgtggtggcGCCCTCTGCTGGCGCTGTCCCACCTTGCAACCTAGTGTGGCATGGGCGCAGG ACCCCAGCCCCGGGGGACCCGCTGTCATGGAGGAGCGAGTGGCTCAGGAAGCCCTGGAAGCACTGCAGCTGGAGAAGCGGCTCAGCCTTCTCTCCCACCTCGGCCGGCCGGGCAGTGGAG GGGATGACCGCAGCCTGTCCAGCTCATCGTCAGAAGCCAGCCACTCAGACGTCAGTGCCAGCAGCCGGCTCACCGCGTGGCCAGAGCCGCCCTCGTCCTCAGCCAGCACGTCGCAGGAGGGGCCCGGGCTGGCAGTGGCCCAGGTCTCAGGGGAGGCCGCGCTGGGCGCCTCTCGGCCGCCTCCCAAGCCGCCGAGGCCGCGGCAGCTGCAGGAGGTGGGCCGCCAGAGCTCCTCGGACAGCGGCATCGCCACCGGCAGCCACTCCTCCTATTCCGGCAGCTTCTCGTCCTGCGCCGGAAGCAGCCTGGACGTGTGGCATGGTGGCGACGAGCTCGGCTCACTGCTCAGCCTGCCACAGGTGGCGGGGGTGCCTGAGCCCAGCCTGTGCGCCTGCCCGCCCGGGACAGCGGAGTACCAGGTGCCGAGCGCCCTGCGGCCTCATTACGACACGCCCCGCAGCCTGCGCCTGGCCCCCAGGGACCAGACCCCGGCTGCCCAGGGCGGCCCCGACGGCAGCGCAGCTGGGGACCCCGGCGGCCAGACGCCCACAGGCTGTCCCTCCGGCTGGCTGGGTGTGA
- the LOC112316672 gene encoding protein Dok-7 isoform X5, whose amino-acid sequence MMSLSWPGTSLRSSRASGSCPTSGATGLCPTGSSLKAGPGAGVFFLSSAEGEQISFLFDCIVRGISPTKGPFGLRPVLPGLSCWDTQATTAGWDGRANQKRSARWGQPETPAPGGAPAHLLSSPGPQTGVGGKPEVTGTVGWGGAGAAGGVPHLVPFPAYGPVLSSSVWAGASWLDLLAGVVAPSAGAVPPCNLVWHGRRTPAPGDPLSWRSEWLRKPWKHCSWRSGSAFSPTSAGRAVEGMTAACPAHRQKPATQTSVPAAGSPRGQSRPRPQPARRRRGPGWQWPRSQGRPRWAPLGRLPSRRGRGSCRRWAARAPRTAASPPAATPPIPAASRPAPEAAWTCGMVATSSAHCSACHRWRGCLSPACAPARPGQRSTRCRAPCGLITTRPAACAWPPGTRPRLPRAAPTAAQLGTPAARRPQAVPPAGWV is encoded by the exons ATGATGTCCTTGTCGTGGCCCGGGACGTCCCTCCGGTCGTCACGGGCCAGTGGAAGCTGTCCGACCTCCGGCGCTACGGGGCTGTGCCCAACGGGTTCATCTTTGAAGGCGGGACCAG GGGCTGGAGTCTTCTTCTTGTCCTCAGCGGAGGGCGAGCAGATCAGCTTCCTGTTTGACTGCATCGTCCGAGGCATCTCCCCGACCAAGGGCCCCTTTGGGCTGCGCCCGGTTCTCCCAG GCCTGAGCTGTTGGGACACCCAGGCCACCACTGCTGGTTGGGATGGTCGTGCCAATCAGAAGCGGTCAGCCAGGTGGGGTCAGCCagagaccccagccccaggcgGGGCTCCTGCACACCTTCTGAGCAGTCCAGGCCCCCAGACTGGCGTGGGGGGCAAGCCTGAGGTCACAGGGactgtgggctggggtggggcaggggctgctgggggtgTGCCTCATCTTGTCCCCTTCCCTGCTTATGGTCCGGTGCTGTCTTCCAGTGTCTGGGCAGGAGCCTCCTGGCTGGAtctgctggctggtgtggtggcGCCCTCTGCTGGCGCTGTCCCACCTTGCAACCTAGTGTGGCATGGGCGCAGG ACCCCAGCCCCGGGGGACCCGCTGTCATGGAGGAGCGAGTGGCTCAGGAAGCCCTGGAAGCACTGCAGCTGGAGAAGCGGCTCAGCCTTCTCTCCCACCTCGGCCGGCCGGGCAGTGGAG GGGATGACCGCAGCCTGTCCAGCTCATCGTCAGAAGCCAGCCACTCAGACGTCAGTGCCAGCAGCCGGCTCACCGCGTGGCCAGAGCCGCCCTCGTCCTCAGCCAGCACGTCGCAGGAGGGGCCCGGGCTGGCAGTGGCCCAGGTCTCAGGGGAGGCCGCGCTGGGCGCCTCTCGGCCGCCTCCCAAGCCGCCGAGGCCGCGGCAGCTGCAGGAGGTGGGCCGCCAGAGCTCCTCGGACAGCGGCATCGCCACCGGCAGCCACTCCTCCTATTCCGGCAGCTTCTCGTCCTGCGCCGGAAGCAGCCTGGACGTGTGGCATGGTGGCGACGAGCTCGGCTCACTGCTCAGCCTGCCACAGGTGGCGGGGGTGCCTGAGCCCAGCCTGTGCGCCTGCCCGCCCGGGACAGCGGAGTACCAGGTGCCGAGCGCCCTGCGGCCTCATTACGACACGCCCCGCAGCCTGCGCCTGGCCCCCAGGGACCAGACCCCGGCTGCCCAGGGCGGCCCCGACGGCAGCGCAGCTGGGGACCCCGGCGGCCAGACGCCCACAGGCTGTCCCTCCGGCTGGCTGGGTGTGA